The Betaproteobacteria bacterium genome includes a window with the following:
- a CDS encoding TonB-dependent receptor, whose translation MTHSKMKALPQALLAALIATPMAFAQAQTPPTQKVEKIEVTGSNIKRVDTETVAPVQIITREEIQATGRNTIAEVLSGLSINQGNSFNEAGGVNSFAPGASGISLRGLGAKNTLVLINGRRMAAYGFAQNISDSFVDVNAIPSSAVDRIEILKAGASHIYGSDAIAGVINVILRKDFQGLDISAGGGTSTQGGANEYRASLAAGVGDLGRNKYNVLVAADYFKRDLLLESDRDFSKNKDYRNQIAGDYALTSIALYVPFGAAAAAPNPNRIAMPGCTGNIGVLPVTAVNPFTTTRGTSCYENLARFNSLNPRTERGGVLARGTLDVTPTMQAFAEIGLSTSKSFQKFQPPFIGTANTYLNPATGLPAQVLGLIPASSPYAYKLNGVPTAAQFQYLFTEVGGRDSDLKNDTNRFLAGLKGTMGTWDWELGAASAKNKVTRTGYNVLRAAPTIAVLTNNTYNYFNRNDPANAAVVKGLMTTTTRVSTSKLQSLDFKASSELMQTANGPIGVAGGAETRKESMIDIPDAQSRNGSIFGSGSVSVDGERRNTAVFAELNGKLLRDLELQAAVRQEKYSDFGSKTVPGIGAKWTVAPELLVRATYSKGFRAPTLPENSKSSAIFFIGISDPVLRTSYNTSGAYTGAGNLKPETSDNYNWGAIWEPSKNTSFGIDFYRIKQKDIVSVDDFTFILNNPGRYPGQIVRSPTDNAVLSISAKYVNLASTETSGFDVDASHRFNFGENGKVTLKAAYSYMQSYKYVLAEGEDPTEAVDSNDFAYLPRYRGNISAEWERGNWTVRLSNRHIAGYDQAYASALPQQTHVGSSDFQDLFVRYGGFKNLVLTAAVNNLRDAEPPYDGNATLRYASSLYDLKGRFISIGASYSFK comes from the coding sequence TTGACTCATTCCAAAATGAAAGCTCTGCCACAAGCATTGCTGGCTGCACTGATCGCGACGCCGATGGCGTTTGCACAAGCACAAACCCCGCCGACACAAAAGGTCGAAAAGATTGAAGTAACGGGCTCAAACATCAAGCGGGTCGACACCGAAACCGTCGCTCCCGTACAGATCATCACCCGGGAAGAAATCCAGGCGACCGGCAGGAATACCATTGCCGAAGTGCTGAGCGGATTGTCGATCAACCAGGGCAACAGCTTCAACGAAGCGGGCGGTGTAAACAGCTTTGCGCCGGGCGCAAGCGGTATTTCATTGCGTGGCCTTGGCGCAAAAAACACCCTCGTTCTCATCAATGGTCGCCGCATGGCGGCATATGGCTTCGCGCAGAACATCAGCGACTCGTTTGTGGACGTGAACGCCATTCCGTCATCTGCCGTCGATCGCATTGAGATCTTGAAAGCGGGCGCATCACATATTTATGGTTCCGATGCCATTGCCGGCGTGATCAACGTGATCCTGCGTAAAGATTTCCAGGGCTTGGATATTTCCGCCGGTGGTGGTACGTCCACCCAGGGCGGCGCGAACGAATACCGGGCCAGCCTGGCGGCCGGTGTAGGCGATCTGGGTCGCAATAAATACAATGTGTTGGTGGCCGCCGATTACTTCAAGCGTGACCTGCTGCTGGAAAGCGATCGCGATTTCTCGAAGAACAAAGACTACCGCAATCAGATTGCCGGGGATTATGCCCTGACGAGTATTGCGCTTTACGTGCCTTTCGGCGCCGCCGCTGCCGCGCCTAATCCCAACCGGATCGCCATGCCGGGCTGTACAGGAAATATTGGAGTACTTCCTGTCACGGCGGTCAATCCGTTCACAACGACTCGTGGCACCAGTTGCTATGAAAACCTGGCCCGATTCAACAGCTTGAATCCTCGCACCGAGCGCGGTGGCGTTCTGGCACGCGGTACGCTGGACGTCACACCGACCATGCAGGCTTTTGCCGAAATTGGCCTCAGCACCAGCAAGTCGTTCCAGAAATTCCAGCCGCCGTTTATCGGCACGGCCAATACCTATCTCAATCCGGCAACCGGCCTGCCCGCGCAGGTACTGGGCTTGATTCCCGCCAGCAGTCCATATGCATACAAACTCAATGGCGTCCCTACCGCCGCACAGTTCCAATACTTGTTTACCGAAGTGGGCGGACGCGATTCAGATCTCAAGAACGACACCAATCGTTTCCTTGCCGGTCTGAAAGGCACGATGGGAACGTGGGATTGGGAACTTGGCGCAGCATCGGCAAAGAATAAAGTGACCCGCACGGGCTACAACGTCTTGCGCGCGGCACCGACCATCGCCGTCCTCACCAACAATACGTATAACTACTTCAATCGCAATGACCCGGCCAATGCCGCCGTCGTGAAAGGATTGATGACGACAACTACCCGCGTCTCAACATCGAAACTGCAATCACTCGACTTCAAGGCATCGTCGGAATTGATGCAAACCGCGAATGGCCCGATCGGCGTCGCGGGTGGTGCCGAGACGCGCAAAGAGTCGATGATCGACATCCCGGACGCGCAATCGCGAAATGGCTCCATTTTCGGCTCAGGTTCGGTTTCCGTCGACGGTGAACGCCGCAATACCGCCGTATTTGCCGAATTGAACGGCAAACTTCTCAGGGATCTGGAACTCCAGGCTGCGGTCCGTCAAGAGAAATACAGTGATTTCGGCAGTAAGACTGTGCCGGGTATCGGTGCCAAATGGACCGTCGCACCTGAACTGTTGGTGCGTGCAACATATTCAAAAGGTTTCCGCGCACCAACCCTGCCTGAAAACTCCAAATCCAGCGCTATTTTCTTTATTGGCATTTCCGATCCCGTGTTGCGTACGAGTTACAACACCAGCGGAGCTTATACCGGCGCGGGCAACCTCAAGCCGGAAACCTCCGACAACTACAACTGGGGTGCCATCTGGGAACCTTCGAAGAACACCAGCTTTGGAATTGATTTTTACCGCATCAAGCAAAAAGACATTGTTTCGGTGGATGACTTCACATTCATCCTGAACAATCCTGGTCGCTATCCAGGCCAGATTGTCCGCAGCCCGACCGACAACGCCGTCCTGTCCATCTCCGCGAAATATGTCAACCTTGCTTCAACGGAGACCAGTGGATTTGATGTAGACGCGAGCCATCGATTCAATTTCGGAGAGAACGGCAAAGTCACGCTAAAGGCTGCCTACTCTTACATGCAAAGCTACAAGTATGTACTGGCGGAAGGCGAGGATCCGACCGAGGCGGTTGACTCCAATGACTTCGCGTATCTCCCGCGTTATCGTGGCAATATTTCCGCTGAGTGGGAGCGCGGCAATTGGACTGTCCGCCTCTCCAATCGTCATATTGCTGGTTACGATCAAGCGTATGCATCCGCTTTACCTCAACAAACTCACGTCGGCTCCAGCGACTTCCAAGACTTGTTCGTGCGCTATGGCGGATTCAAGAATCTGGTCTTGACGGCAGCAGTGAACAATTTGCGCGATGCAGAGCCGCCGTATGACGGCAATGCCACGCTGCGTTACGCATCTTCGCTGTACGATCTGAAAGGACGCTTTATTTCCATCGGCGCGTCTTACAGCTTCAAGTAA
- the rimP gene encoding ribosome maturation factor RimP: MSGNVQAIVESTVGSLGYELVDFDLSARGLLRVFIDKIDGISVEDCANVSNHLSRVFAVEGVDFERLEVSSPGLDRSLRKLQDFQRFVGCSAKVKLNAMIDSRKRFEGVIESVGERDIAFRIIEDPAKPAGPGTGAPKVTGKVLAKSKGKRTADPASGKLITVPLENVDRARLIPEF; the protein is encoded by the coding sequence ATGTCCGGGAATGTTCAGGCAATCGTCGAGTCGACGGTTGGTAGTCTCGGCTATGAGTTGGTGGATTTTGATCTGAGTGCTCGCGGCTTGTTGCGGGTCTTCATAGACAAAATCGACGGAATCTCAGTCGAAGACTGCGCCAATGTGAGCAATCACTTAAGCCGGGTATTCGCGGTTGAAGGAGTCGATTTCGAACGGTTGGAGGTGTCCTCTCCCGGCTTGGATCGATCGCTCAGGAAGTTGCAGGATTTTCAGCGGTTCGTGGGCTGCAGTGCGAAGGTCAAGCTCAACGCGATGATTGACAGTCGCAAGCGCTTCGAAGGTGTTATTGAGTCGGTGGGCGAGCGCGACATCGCTTTTCGGATCATTGAAGATCCGGCTAAGCCGGCGGGTCCGGGTACCGGCGCGCCGAAGGTTACGGGCAAGGTATTGGCAAAGTCGAAGGGCAAGCGAACGGCAGATCCGGCGAGTGGCAAGTTGATTACCGTTCCGCTTGAAAATGTTGATCGTGCGCGCCTGATTCCGGAATTTTGA
- a CDS encoding S9 family peptidase has translation MPIRGRRAGTSTRKKKTLEEIGAAKPWLDGKLVEQRPFRFKTRDGFEIDGYYFLPKDYKPGTKLPTVVHIHGGPSVRADRWGSGFGYNEGQLFASRGYAVIVPNFRITPGFGSKIYYAGFGSVGRQMSDDHEDALQWGIAQGFVQADKVCMSGASYGGYAALQALVRSNEKWKCAIAGLAVTDFKYQLTTQEGDTASSEAAVTFWKGILGENDFDSKTVRDISPVFQRVQDQAPGIHVRRY, from the coding sequence ATTCCGATACGAGGCCGACGCGCTGGTACTTCTACGAGGAAGAAGAAAACGCTCGAAGAGATTGGCGCCGCAAAACCGTGGCTCGATGGCAAGCTGGTCGAGCAGCGGCCATTCCGCTTCAAGACGCGCGATGGATTTGAGATTGACGGCTACTACTTCCTGCCGAAGGACTACAAACCTGGCACCAAGCTGCCGACTGTCGTGCATATCCATGGCGGCCCGTCTGTGCGCGCGGATCGCTGGGGCAGCGGATTTGGATATAACGAAGGACAGCTATTCGCCTCGCGCGGCTATGCGGTCATCGTGCCAAACTTCCGCATCACCCCCGGCTTCGGTTCGAAGATCTACTACGCCGGCTTTGGTTCGGTTGGGCGGCAAATGTCCGACGATCACGAGGATGCATTGCAGTGGGGCATCGCTCAGGGATTCGTGCAGGCGGACAAGGTGTGCATGTCCGGCGCGAGCTATGGCGGCTATGCGGCTCTTCAGGCATTGGTGCGCTCCAACGAGAAATGGAAATGCGCAATTGCCGGATTGGCAGTGACCGACTTCAAGTACCAGTTGACCACTCAGGAGGGTGACACGGCATCGAGCGAAGCCGCGGTAACGTTCTGGAAGGGAATCCTGGGAGAAAATGACTTCGATTCAAAGACGGTGCGCGATATTTCCCCCGTCTTCCAACGCGTCCAAGATCAAGCGCCCGGTATTCATGTACGCCGGTATTGA
- the nusA gene encoding transcription termination/antitermination protein NusA: MSREILLLVDALAREKNVPRETIFVALELALASATKKRFEDKFLQEEADVRVEIDRQTGEYQGYRQWVVVPDEEHEEPARQIAITDAPERGEDLQLGDIIEEPLEAVDFGRIGAQTAKQVILQKIRDAEREQILSDFLARDEQLVTGTIKRIERGSVIVESGRIEALLPRDQTIPKENLRVGDRVRAYLLKVDRNLRGPQLVLSRISPEFIKVLFELEVPEIEEGLLEIKAAARDPGLRAKIAVKSNDPRIDPIGTCVGMRGSRVQGVTGELAGERVDIILWSADPAQFVINALAPAEVSSIIVDEERHSMDVVVDEEQLAQAIGRLGQNVRLASELTGWQLNIMTETDANQKRDSEHGVIQKLFIEKLDVDAEVAQILIDEGFSNLEEVAYVPMNEMLEIESFDEDTVNELRRRARDALVTDAIKSEETMETAADDLLAMDGMDEETAHALAAKGVRTMENLADLAIDELTEMTGMDAERAKKLIMTARAPWFAEQTA; the protein is encoded by the coding sequence ATGAGTCGTGAAATTTTGTTGCTGGTGGATGCCCTGGCGCGAGAAAAAAATGTTCCGCGCGAGACGATTTTTGTGGCGCTGGAACTGGCGCTCGCATCCGCCACCAAGAAACGCTTTGAAGACAAATTCCTTCAGGAAGAAGCCGACGTGCGCGTCGAGATTGATCGCCAAACTGGCGAATATCAGGGCTATCGTCAATGGGTGGTGGTCCCCGACGAGGAGCACGAAGAACCTGCACGCCAGATCGCCATTACCGACGCGCCGGAACGCGGCGAAGACCTGCAGCTCGGCGACATCATCGAAGAGCCGCTGGAGGCGGTTGATTTCGGCCGCATTGGTGCTCAGACTGCCAAGCAGGTGATTCTTCAGAAAATTCGGGACGCGGAGCGCGAACAGATTCTCAGTGATTTCCTGGCGCGCGATGAACAACTCGTGACCGGTACCATCAAGCGTATCGAGCGCGGCAGCGTCATTGTCGAATCGGGACGCATTGAAGCCTTGCTGCCACGCGACCAGACCATCCCCAAGGAAAACTTGCGGGTGGGCGACCGGGTGCGTGCGTACCTGCTGAAAGTTGACCGCAATCTGCGTGGCCCGCAGCTGGTGTTGTCGCGCATCTCGCCGGAATTCATCAAGGTCCTGTTCGAGCTGGAAGTGCCGGAAATTGAGGAGGGCTTGCTCGAAATCAAGGCGGCCGCTCGTGACCCAGGCTTGCGCGCCAAGATTGCCGTCAAATCCAACGACCCGCGCATCGATCCGATCGGTACCTGCGTCGGTATGCGCGGTTCGCGCGTGCAGGGCGTAACCGGTGAATTGGCTGGCGAGCGGGTCGACATCATTCTGTGGTCCGCGGATCCGGCACAGTTCGTCATCAACGCACTCGCACCGGCCGAGGTCTCGTCGATTATTGTCGACGAAGAACGCCACAGCATGGACGTGGTCGTGGACGAAGAGCAACTGGCACAGGCGATTGGCCGGCTCGGGCAGAATGTCCGCCTGGCCTCAGAGTTGACCGGTTGGCAGCTGAATATCATGACGGAAACCGACGCCAATCAGAAGCGCGATTCGGAACACGGCGTCATCCAGAAGCTGTTCATCGAAAAGCTCGACGTGGATGCAGAGGTCGCTCAGATCCTGATCGACGAAGGCTTCAGCAATCTCGAAGAAGTTGCCTACGTACCGATGAACGAGATGCTCGAAATCGAGTCTTTCGACGAAGATACCGTGAACGAATTACGCCGGCGTGCACGCGATGCGCTGGTGACTGATGCCATCAAGTCGGAAGAGACGATGGAAACGGCGGCAGACGACCTGCTCGCCATGGACGGCATGGACGAAGAGACTGCGCACGCACTTGCCGCAAAGGGCGTTCGTACGATGGAAAATCTGGCCGATTTGGCGATTGACGAATTGACTGAAATGACCGGCATGGATGCCGAGCGGGCCAAGAAATTGATCATGACTGCGCGCGCCCCATGGTTCGCGGAGCAGACTGCCTGA
- a CDS encoding prolyl oligopeptidase family serine peptidase, with translation MTSIQRRCAIFPPSSNASKIKRPVFMYAGIDDIRVPLGQISRMKNELERAGNPVKGYVLKEDEGHGYGKLENNVDLYKQIFAFLKDQFGQ, from the coding sequence ATGACTTCGATTCAAAGACGGTGCGCGATATTTCCCCCGTCTTCCAACGCGTCCAAGATCAAGCGCCCGGTATTCATGTACGCCGGTATTGATGACATCCGTGTACCACTCGGGCAGATTTCCCGCATGAAGAATGAACTTGAGCGCGCCGGCAATCCCGTCAAGGGATATGTACTCAAGGAGGATGAAGGGCACGGCTACGGAAAACTCGAAAACAACGTCGATCTTTACAAACAGATATTCGCCTTCCTGAAAGACCAGTTTGGTCAGTAA